In Zunongwangia profunda SM-A87, the following proteins share a genomic window:
- a CDS encoding DUF3823 domain-containing protein produces the protein MKKYILYSLISISMVLAGCELDNFDAPKAMLEGQVTYQGEPISVRSNSAEFQIWQDGYALNELIPVFIAQDGTYSVSLFEGEYKLVRRGGDPWLPQLNDTIVVQVSGNTQVDVPVTPYINISNENFQMNGSTLSANFQIDQIVADTNVQEISIMLSRNILLDRNINDFNKVIELESFEFGTSNSVAIEIPESLRDEGYLFVRIGAKSSMANELIYTHAQKIDL, from the coding sequence ATGAAAAAATATATATTATACAGCCTTATATCCATAAGCATGGTGCTTGCTGGTTGTGAATTAGATAATTTTGATGCTCCTAAAGCCATGCTGGAAGGACAGGTGACCTACCAGGGAGAACCCATATCTGTAAGATCTAATAGTGCCGAATTCCAGATATGGCAGGATGGTTATGCTTTGAATGAATTAATTCCTGTATTTATTGCTCAGGATGGTACGTATTCGGTATCTCTTTTTGAAGGAGAATATAAACTGGTTCGCCGTGGAGGCGATCCCTGGTTGCCACAATTAAACGATACTATTGTAGTGCAGGTAAGTGGAAATACTCAGGTAGATGTGCCAGTAACACCATATATCAATATCTCTAATGAAAACTTTCAGATGAATGGATCAACTTTGAGTGCAAACTTTCAAATTGATCAGATCGTAGCAGATACTAACGTTCAGGAAATAAGCATCATGCTTAGCAGGAATATTCTCTTGGATAGAAATATAAACGACTTTAATAAGGTTATAGAACTCGAAAGTTTTGAGTTTGGGACAAGTAATTCGGTAGCTATAGAAATACCAGAATCTTTAAGAGATGAAGGCTATCTTTTTGTTCGGATTGGGGCTAAATCTTCGATGGCTAACGAGTTAATTTATACCCATGCACAAAAGATCGATCTATAG
- a CDS encoding RagB/SusD family nutrient uptake outer membrane protein has protein sequence MKYTILRILIVACFIGVISCDNDAYLERQPKNIIGDEQLWNDPELIKSLLANYYDRLPSLHGVFNVGGMTEIDDAMWSGHNDQNWRNDFQYNYDYGRYWDYGFIRDINLALDNLEEFSTEIDVEQKNLFGAELRFIRTFVYFEMVKRMGGVPLVTEQLIYDYSGDPEYLQIPRSTEAEVYDFIYAELEDIKDDLSGNNGSQTRANYYTALALESRSMLYAGSLAKYNNLMDNPITLPGGEVGIPAGRANEFYTRSLAASNEILQNGNYALYDANPDRGMNFYEMLMDKTSNEVIFAKDFQNSLKTHGFTFENIPRSLTEDNEYPTNLTPSLNLVESFDYLDGSDGELRITNSDGSPIVYDELTGIFDNKDARLYGTVIYPGTSFRGLQVSLQAGVAVWNGSGYSYETSQRLGSVYSFPDGSGDGGLWTGADGPQDNAQFVSNTGFYIRKFLSNASGASTRGVASENWWPWFRLGEIYLNGAEAAFELGQVETATAYVNTLRERAGFPANSIANLTMDDIRNERRVELAFEDHRFFDLKRWRIAHEIWDGDENSEQAVVYGLYPYRIVRPGHPDNNHYIYNKIRPTRFRRARLFRLGNYYASIDQGVLNNNPKLVRNPFH, from the coding sequence ATGAAATATACAATTTTACGCATCTTAATAGTTGCATGCTTTATAGGCGTTATAAGCTGTGATAACGATGCATACCTGGAACGTCAACCCAAAAATATTATCGGCGATGAACAATTATGGAATGACCCTGAGTTGATTAAATCACTTCTTGCTAACTATTATGATAGATTACCAAGTTTACATGGGGTATTTAATGTTGGCGGAATGACAGAGATAGACGACGCGATGTGGTCTGGTCATAACGATCAAAACTGGAGGAATGATTTTCAATATAATTATGATTACGGACGCTACTGGGATTATGGTTTTATAAGGGATATTAATTTAGCTCTTGATAACCTGGAAGAGTTTAGTACTGAAATTGATGTCGAACAAAAAAATCTTTTTGGAGCAGAACTTAGATTCATCAGAACTTTTGTTTACTTCGAAATGGTAAAACGTATGGGTGGGGTACCACTGGTAACCGAGCAGCTTATTTATGATTATAGTGGGGATCCCGAATACTTACAAATTCCAAGATCTACGGAAGCTGAGGTTTACGATTTTATTTATGCAGAATTAGAGGATATTAAAGATGATCTTTCCGGAAATAATGGCAGCCAGACACGAGCTAATTATTATACAGCTTTAGCTTTAGAAAGTAGATCAATGTTATATGCTGGCTCTTTAGCTAAATATAATAACTTAATGGATAATCCAATTACTTTGCCAGGGGGAGAAGTAGGGATTCCTGCAGGCAGAGCGAATGAATTTTATACAAGATCTTTAGCAGCCTCTAATGAAATTTTACAAAACGGAAATTACGCTTTATACGATGCAAATCCAGACAGGGGGATGAATTTCTATGAAATGTTAATGGATAAAACCAGTAATGAGGTGATTTTTGCCAAGGATTTTCAGAACAGCTTAAAAACTCATGGCTTTACTTTCGAAAATATCCCAAGAAGCTTAACCGAAGACAACGAATATCCCACCAATCTTACCCCTTCTTTAAACCTGGTGGAAAGTTTTGACTATTTGGATGGTAGTGATGGGGAATTAAGAATTACTAATTCCGACGGTAGCCCTATAGTGTATGATGAGCTTACCGGTATTTTTGACAATAAAGATGCTCGTTTATATGGAACTGTTATTTATCCGGGAACTTCTTTTAGAGGCCTACAAGTTAGTTTACAGGCAGGAGTAGCGGTGTGGAATGGTTCAGGATATTCTTATGAAACTTCTCAAAGATTAGGAAGTGTTTATAGCTTTCCCGACGGAAGCGGTGATGGAGGACTATGGACGGGTGCAGATGGTCCGCAGGATAATGCACAGTTTGTAAGTAATACAGGATTCTATATTCGCAAATTCTTGAGTAATGCTTCAGGAGCGAGTACTAGAGGAGTGGCTTCAGAAAATTGGTGGCCATGGTTCCGTTTAGGGGAAATCTACTTAAATGGAGCAGAGGCTGCATTCGAATTAGGGCAAGTAGAAACTGCTACGGCCTATGTAAATACATTAAGAGAACGTGCCGGCTTTCCGGCGAATAGTATTGCTAACCTTACTATGGATGATATACGTAACGAGCGTCGTGTAGAACTGGCTTTTGAAGATCATCGTTTTTTCGATTTAAAACGTTGGAGGATAGCACACGAAATTTGGGATGGAGACGAGAATAGCGAACAGGCGGTTGTTTATGGCTTATATCCGTATAGAATAGTACGCCCCGGGCACCCAGATAATAATCATTATATCTATAACAAGATAAGACCAACCCGATTTAGAAGAGCTCGCCTGTTTAGATTAGGTAATTATTACGCTTCGATAGATCAGGGAGTTCTTAATAATAATCCAAAGCTGGTTAGAAATCCTTTCCACTAG
- a CDS encoding SusC/RagA family TonB-linked outer membrane protein, protein MYKILLQSQKLKVVCFLFFALLSQIIIAQEREISGVVMDNSGLPLPGASVLLKGTSNGVVTNFDGEFEISIQEGKDQILLVSYIGYLEKEIELTTESYYEISLQPNEEALDEVVVVGYGTKREKDVTGAISTIKSDDISRTTSTTTAGALAGKIQGVSVRAQDARPGRGASLEIRNMGNPLYVIDGIPYGGDNGRDWLQSTGNSGNDMFNSLNPEDIESITILKDASAAVYGMRASNGVVLVTTKKGRKTDQPKISINGYTGWQNLTRFPDLANAAQYTRGLVEAAQNEGRDPNTVFTPEELQKWQEGTLPGYQSYDYYDFVMRDNVPQYHVNASVSGGTDKTNYYLSLANTNQEALLDDFAYERTNLQANIESQIADRLKVGTQISGRIEETNDVGLPGGDGYFSAILGLFSNLPTTPPYANNNPEYPNQTRDFSRNPALFKRDIVGYKDNFARNLNVNLYAEYEFSFGLKARGTYSYNFSNNKFDGFQYRYDVFTYDEANDTYNATGGSDAGWRYQAEREDISTFSQIKLDYAKKIDKHSFSAMAAYERSDFEQDYQQMGTNPSNDYLPLLEFNQLNFFADGWNYQARVGYIGKFNYSYDDKYIVELLGRYDASYLYPKGDRWGFFPGISLGWRISDEKFFEPLTGVIDDLKIRASTGETGQEQGVGMFDYLGGYTWDNGSAVLDGTYTTGLRPRDLPITNLSWVTNTNSNIGIDLTMFDNKLSVTADVFRIRRTGVPAPKYDVLLPSEVGYTLPEENLNENGYNGAEGIITYKSSINDFNYSVSGNFTYSRYKSISTYKPRFGNSWAEYRNSAEDRWGGIWWGYQVVGRFQNEEEIRNYPINIDGQNNRTLLPGDFIYKDVNEDGVINGMDERPIGYPDSWSPMISYGGTIAMNWKNIDLAIDLAGATMQSWYQNYELRNPFHAGGNSPAYLLEDRWHRADPYDPESEWISGRYPAIRNGNVGPNHRNSDFWLTNVWFLRLRNIELGYTLPKEWVSKVNVDRLRFYVTGSNLVSFDNVNGFEIDPEISANASVVYPQQRTIVVGLNLSL, encoded by the coding sequence AACTCAGGTTTACCTTTACCGGGAGCATCGGTGTTATTAAAAGGTACTTCTAACGGAGTAGTTACTAATTTTGATGGTGAATTTGAAATTAGTATTCAAGAGGGAAAAGATCAGATCCTTTTAGTGTCTTATATAGGATATTTAGAAAAGGAAATTGAATTAACAACCGAATCTTATTACGAGATTAGCCTTCAACCTAATGAAGAGGCATTGGATGAGGTTGTGGTAGTAGGATATGGTACCAAAAGAGAAAAGGATGTAACGGGTGCCATTAGTACCATTAAATCTGATGATATTTCTCGTACAACTTCAACGACTACCGCTGGGGCGTTGGCCGGTAAAATTCAGGGGGTTTCTGTAAGAGCTCAGGATGCACGTCCGGGTCGCGGTGCTTCCTTGGAAATTCGAAATATGGGAAATCCTCTTTATGTAATCGATGGGATCCCTTATGGCGGCGATAATGGTCGCGACTGGTTGCAGTCTACCGGAAATTCAGGGAACGACATGTTTAATTCTTTAAACCCGGAAGATATAGAAAGTATTACTATTCTTAAGGATGCTTCTGCTGCGGTGTATGGAATGAGAGCTTCAAACGGTGTTGTACTGGTAACCACTAAAAAAGGAAGAAAGACAGATCAGCCAAAGATTAGTATTAATGGGTATACCGGTTGGCAAAATCTTACCAGATTTCCAGATCTTGCTAATGCAGCACAATATACCAGAGGTCTTGTAGAAGCAGCCCAAAACGAAGGTCGTGACCCAAATACCGTTTTTACTCCAGAGGAATTACAAAAATGGCAGGAGGGAACCTTACCTGGTTATCAAAGTTACGATTATTATGATTTTGTTATGAGAGATAATGTTCCACAGTATCATGTAAATGCAAGTGTATCAGGCGGAACAGATAAAACTAATTATTATCTATCATTGGCCAATACAAATCAGGAAGCTTTATTGGACGATTTCGCGTATGAACGAACAAATTTACAGGCTAATATCGAATCGCAGATAGCAGATAGATTAAAAGTAGGTACACAAATAAGTGGTAGAATAGAGGAAACTAATGATGTTGGTTTGCCGGGAGGTGATGGCTATTTTTCTGCAATATTAGGCTTGTTTAGTAATCTACCAACTACCCCTCCGTATGCTAATAATAATCCGGAATATCCTAATCAAACCAGGGATTTTTCAAGAAATCCGGCGTTATTTAAAAGGGATATTGTAGGATATAAGGATAACTTTGCCAGAAACCTGAATGTAAACTTATATGCTGAATATGAATTTTCTTTCGGCTTAAAAGCAAGAGGAACCTATTCTTACAATTTCAGTAATAATAAATTTGATGGCTTCCAATACAGATATGATGTATTTACTTACGACGAAGCCAACGATACTTATAATGCTACAGGAGGATCTGACGCTGGTTGGAGATATCAGGCAGAGCGGGAAGATATTAGTACATTCTCTCAAATAAAATTAGATTATGCCAAGAAGATCGATAAACATTCATTTTCTGCGATGGCTGCTTACGAACGCTCTGATTTTGAACAGGATTATCAACAAATGGGAACTAACCCATCTAATGATTATTTACCGCTATTAGAATTTAATCAATTAAACTTCTTCGCAGATGGTTGGAACTATCAGGCACGAGTAGGCTATATTGGTAAATTTAATTATAGCTACGATGATAAATACATTGTCGAATTATTAGGAAGATACGATGCATCCTATTTATACCCCAAAGGAGACCGTTGGGGATTCTTTCCAGGTATTTCTTTAGGTTGGAGAATTTCAGATGAAAAGTTTTTTGAACCGCTTACTGGTGTAATCGACGATCTTAAAATTAGAGCTTCTACCGGGGAAACTGGCCAAGAACAAGGAGTGGGAATGTTTGATTATTTAGGCGGATATACCTGGGATAATGGAAGTGCAGTATTAGATGGAACTTATACTACTGGACTGCGGCCAAGAGACTTACCGATTACAAACTTATCATGGGTAACTAATACCAATTCTAATATAGGTATTGATCTAACAATGTTTGATAATAAACTTAGTGTTACGGCAGATGTTTTTAGAATAAGGAGAACCGGTGTTCCTGCACCAAAGTATGATGTTTTACTTCCAAGTGAAGTAGGATATACTTTACCAGAGGAAAATCTTAATGAGAATGGTTATAATGGAGCTGAAGGAATAATTACGTACAAAAGTTCTATAAATGACTTTAATTATTCTGTTAGTGGAAACTTCACTTATTCAAGATACAAAAGTATTTCAACCTATAAACCACGTTTTGGAAACTCCTGGGCAGAATATAGAAACTCTGCAGAAGACCGTTGGGGAGGTATCTGGTGGGGATATCAGGTTGTGGGAAGGTTCCAAAATGAAGAAGAAATTAGAAACTACCCTATAAATATTGATGGTCAAAATAACCGGACGTTATTACCTGGAGACTTTATTTACAAAGATGTAAACGAAGACGGTGTGATTAATGGGATGGACGAGCGTCCTATTGGCTACCCAGATAGCTGGTCTCCAATGATATCTTATGGAGGTACGATCGCAATGAATTGGAAGAATATCGACCTTGCTATAGATCTAGCAGGAGCTACCATGCAATCCTGGTATCAGAACTATGAGCTAAGAAATCCATTTCACGCAGGAGGAAACTCTCCAGCTTATTTATTGGAAGATCGTTGGCATAGAGCAGATCCTTACGATCCTGAAAGTGAATGGATTTCAGGACGTTATCCTGCTATACGTAACGGAAACGTTGGGCCAAACCACCGTAATAGTGATTTCTGGTTAACTAATGTATGGTTTTTGAGACTTAGAAATATTGAACTGGGCTATACTTTACCTAAAGAATGGGTTTCCAAAGTAAATGTAGACAGACTTCGTTTTTATGTAACCGGTTCTAACCTGGTTTCATTTGATAATGTAAATGGTTTCGAAATAGATCCAGAAATATCTGCAAATGCTTCAGTAGTTTATCCACAACAAAGAACAATTGTTGTTGGTTTAAATCTTTCACTTTAA